The Rissa tridactyla isolate bRisTri1 chromosome 1, bRisTri1.patW.cur.20221130, whole genome shotgun sequence DNA segment CCGAAACAATCACAGCTGAACTGGACAGCTTGTCTTAActtctacttttaaaatgtttttaaaccttGTACGTAAACATCATGGGCTGTGTAGAAAAGCACTTGTCCCAGAAAGATTTCTCGTAGAATTCAGAAGTTTCTCCGTTCCTCAGACAGGTGTGTCCAGAAAGTGAATTAACTCAGACTTTGGATCAAGAGCACAAACAGATTTTCAATTGAATGTCCTTGAAAACATCCAAATAAAATTTCTGCATGCTCAGATCTGAGGCGTCTGAAGAGTGAGTTTAGTTGAAGTAGAAGAGATGATGGTTGAGAGCTGCGTGTGAGGCTTTAGGTAGATTTGGAGTGGAAAATTGGTAGATAAAAGATATGCGGCTTGTAAGAAGAACTGGTGCTTTTGCATGCCTCTCTGCCGAGCTATTTATGTACCTCTTAATGGTAGAGATGTTTGTTGTGacttggtttcttttgtttgcctttgcattgtggtttcttttcctcagctttttacttttattaccttttttctttctttcttgccagCATGCAGCATCATGGATTTCTTGCTATTCTTGCCGATAGTGGTCTGCTTAAAGCATTCACAGACATAGTTTGCATGCTATTTTGTGCATTTGAGGAATGTCTCATATTCATATGCATGGTGATAGATTGGGTTATCCTCTACTTGTTTAATTTTGTGGACTTTTTGTGGATTTCAggagtttttatttgtttttaaagtactTGGTTGTTCAACTAGACGTgacagctctgtgtgtgtatgtatttatatgtatgtatgatCTGTATACTTAAATTAGAATTAAATATCTGTTTTGCCGTATAAAACAAATGGGTTTTCCTTTAGAAGGTGGCTGGTTTGCAGGATGTCTTTGTGCTGCAGCATCGTAGGTCCTTCTATAACTCCTTTTCTTCCAATGCTTTGTATGGCAGGAGGTGATGGACCCGAATGGCTTTTGAACCAGAACAAGGCCTGTGCTTCGTAGTGTCGATTACTGAATTAAGTGCCTCTAGCCACGTGGCAAGTTTCATCTGCAGATGTGGTTGATTAAGCAagctgtgttggttttttctATCTGAGGTCAAGTTAAACCAAGTTCTGTGGAAGCCCCGTGGCTAAGATTTAAAGCcgtgtttcttcttttccccactgATCCTCCTTCCACATGTACTCATTGttccatatttttgttttccctgaaagCACTGAGCTCTGGTATTACCAGCCTAGAAACATGGTATCGTGCTGTTAGAATGTGGAGGTTTTCTTCTAAATGAACTATTGTCTTGGAACACTTTGCTCGTTACTCGGTATGTGAATTAATGTCGAGTTTCAGCAGTTTCACAACAGACCTAGTAAGACTTCTCTGGTACTCGATTTGCAGCTGTAATTCATGTTATAGCACACACCATCTAGACAGCGCAGCCCACAAATACCTAGTTGTAGTGTGTTCTTTTACTCTGAAATGTGAAGGAAAGATGACAGAAAGGGATCTTCAAAGCAGTCtagatagaattaaaaaaaaatgtctgcgGTATTCTCACTTGGGTTTTATTAGAGCTTAATGGTAATTAAGGAACCTTAAGTgtgtgaaattaaaaaacaaaaaaactcacacAAACCCCACCTTTATTGTACAACCAAGTATATTTCAAAGGCTCTGGTGTTGCTCTGGATGCATTTCTTAAAgaataaaagctggaagaaaggaaaCCAGTTCATGCCTTAAACATCTTTGTACAAATGAAGGAAGCACTGCAGCTACTAGAGGAACttgtcttcagggtttttttttataaagcacgAATAACTAAATttcaagcaaggaaaaaaataaatcatttttctaAAACACTTATTGCGTGCAaggacagaaattaaataatttacatGTGTCAAGGACACATTTTGTTATTCTATCCCATAACTACTGTGGATCACCTGGAGGTTATAAATGGATTAACAGCATATGAAGACTagttctgtatttattatttagatGACAAGTTTTTGGTATGTACTTTGAGTATTGTTTCCTAATTCAGATTTCATGCTATTTTAACATTCAAAATTAGTAAGATTGAAAGCGCTGTAATATATCAGGAATACTTAATGTGGACAaaattcacttttatttaaaagacaagatCTTCAGCTTTGCCTGACACTGTTTGAGGATGCAAATGGAATTAAATGGTACAAATGTCTTTTGCCAAACCGAAGCAAGTTCAGAAAGTGAACTCCTGTTCCTAAAGAATAAAGAACAATTTTGAAGAGGCTGGTGCAGCAGACAGTGTATCGCAGAGCGGTTAAATCATCCATCTACAGCATCCATGCAACTCAttcctctgtcccctcatctgtTCTTCCAATGGCGTGCTGCCGGGAAATGGAAGTCTGCAAATCCCTCTTCCAGATTTTAGCCTGATTTGAGAATCATGGGGCCCTGCAGTGAGAGGGGACAAACCACGGGGCTTGTGATTCCAAGAGCCGCTCATTGGAGTGGCTAATGTTGAGAGCCTGCTCCACCATGTAACCTGCTGTTTTGTCTTGCAACCATTTATGTAGATGTTCTCCATCACAAAGTACAGCGTGCAAGGTATATAGTCCTGTAAGATGATTTAACATGTGGAATCTCCCATTTGGGGACAAGCAACTGGAGAGAGGGCTCAGCGTGAATATCTTCTTTTGCCAAGGTGTAGCGAGGTGGACAATGAGTACCTTCGGTGTAAGAGCATAGGTTTGTGTAGCTAAATAATTGTATGATCACAATTGAGCAGAGGACAGCTAGGGAAAAAGAAGAGTGGAGGTTTTTCTACAGAAAGCGTGGGTAGGCAGTGTTTATTATATGTAAGCTGAGGTTTCTGAAGTTGTTTATTTCTACAGGAAAGGGTAGGTTTCCATATGACCTTTGGCCTGGTATGAAAATCAAGAAAAGGCTAATTTAATTCTTTGGCAAGACCAGACTGGTTTTGTTAAGTACTTTTCGTTTAGTTATCTTGTCATGACACATGTCATCATTGTATTCTTCTCTGCTGTCCTCCTGCTACGTCCTAGCTGGCACAAACTGTAAGTTTTTGTTTAGTTTATATAGCAACTGATCTGTGACGgtagtttgttttgctgttataATAAATAATACCGACCTtggctgctggctttcctctgTGTATCTCTATCATGAGCCAGTCCGCAAAGACTGAACTTGAACTATTGGCTGTAGAAATGAATGTAGCTCGCTTGTAACCACAGCACTCGCATCAGGGATAGAGACATTCGTGTGTATTCGCTCCTGTGAACCCATATAGACACATAGAACAAATTTTAGTTCCAAATAGCTGGAAAGAGTAAGGTGCTAACTTTATGATCTTTGATGGTGGAAAATGATTCTACATTTTGTGTTTTAGGAAGAAGTAGGgattaaacaaaattattttactgacaGCCATTTTCTATAATTCATTTTGCGTAATGTTTAAGCAAGGGaagccatttcctttttttttcctccgtacAACAGAGCTTTTGCTTAATAAATAGATACAGAGTGAGTAGGATTTGTTTGGTTATGCTGACTtcaaaagttttttattttgggggaaataCTGAAcatcaaataaattaaatttatattaatatatttaatgagAAGTATGTGACCTTTTCTGCTTATAATGGGGAAGTAATGTGTTACACAATTAAATAAGTTATATGCAAGTGTCTATGATAACAGACTGAGAATATGAAGGGCGTTGACTGCTAAGCAGGAAGACTGCAGTGGAAAAGTCGATGTAAATTGTTCTATGAGCAGCATCAAGCAATGAAAtacttctttattctttctgTAGTGACAATGTGGATTGTTCTGGGTCCCCACATAACTGATGTTTACCACTGGCTGTTGTGATGTGTTGAGCTCCAGTCTGGGAGAACTTTCCATTCGTATCCTAGTTCTGTAAATGATGTCCTTGTGTTCAGCAAAACTTGTTCATTGAATGCTCAATTGAAACCATGATGTAGCCAGTAACAGTATTAGCTGCTTCAATTGTTCTATAACTGATaaaaatctgaactgaaaaaaatacaattctgtgTAGAGCCTTTTAGTTATACCGTAGTTTTTTAATGGTGAGGATGGAATTTCTAGACAGGGGTTGAGGGGGAGCAAGGATTTAACTGTGCAGATGTTAGTGAGGAGCTCCACCCAAAAAAAGAAGTGAGAGAAGGTTCAAAGATGTCTGGTAGGAAGCTGGTGAGGAGCTGATAGTATAGCTTACACGAGGTGAACATTAAAAGATGAATTGAATGGAAGACAATAGATTGGGAGAAGGATATTGGAAAGGATTTTTGAAGTAGAGAAAGCTTGCTTAATGTGACTGGGACAGTGTGAGGAGGGGTACATACAGAGCAGCTACTGTCACCAAAATGTCAGCTAGGAAGATGTTTTTTTGCATCAGTGTAATGGAAGAGCAAAAGCTTGGCAAGGGTGCATCAGCTCTagaaaggaagactaaagaaactGGTTGAGATGACAGccaaaacaaaatctttgttCGATGTCAGTATACAAAAAAAGCTTTGAGGCGTTTAGCAGAACGGTGACCTGGAGAGAGGTCCAGGTAATAGAGTTCACAGCTATTTTTGCTTGCATGACCAACAGATCAAAGAAGACTTCTGCACAAAGATGAATTTATGTTATTACTGTTCTTGTTTTAGGTAAAGAAGATGAATTTCCAAAGAAGCCATTGGGGCAGATTCCACTAGGACCTCAGCCTGCTATGCTTAACTCCACTCCAATGCTTAATGGACAGAACAGCACTGGTACACAAACCACGAGAAGGACAGAGAGGAGACCATCCCCAGGAGAAGAACCAGAAAATTCACCAAATAACCgaaaaagaattaattctctGGAAAAGAAGCCTTCCTTAAAACAGCAGAAGACACGACCAATAGACACACAAAGTACTATATCTAAGAACGAGGTAGATACCAGAAGAAAGCCTCAGCCAACAGAGCAAGACAACTCGAGACAGTATAATAATGCAGCTGCTAATCAAAATTCTAATGCAACTTCAAATACAAGAAGGGAATTTGTACCTAAGTGGAATAAACCATCTGATATCAAAATAATTGAAAAGACAATGAAGCTTACTGCAGAGGTGAAAGGAAGGCCAATAAACCATTCAGTTTCGGGCCCACCGCCAAGTCCTGGAGAAACACAGCCTTTGAATGTAAAGCAAAAGATGAGGGTTTTGGATGCTGATGAAGGTAAGCGAGGGTCTAATGCGTCTCAGTATGACAATGTTCCAGAAGTTGAGAATGAGAATCTTGTTGAAGAGATGCTTGAAAGAGCTCATCCACAGAGCCCTAGGCACGTAACGTATTCTAATAGTCcgagaaagcaaactgaaaaagtaCCAACTCCATTAAAAATACCCAATAATTACACCTTCAATTCACAACCCAGATCTCCAAAATATTCATCACAATCTGATGGACCGCCTCATGGACTGAATGTAAAACAGCCACTGCCATGTTATAGTAATCCACCTACTTACCATGGAAATTCTCCAAAGCACGTTTCCAGTATAGGCAATACAAGTTCTGTACCTCTGCATTATCATGGGAATCGAACCAGCCCTTCTGGTAGGCCATATGgttcttttatttcagtagatTATTCTCCGGATAAACTACAAATGAATTCCTATCCTGCCAGTCGCCAAAATCCTCTTTCATCAACCCCTGGTCAGATAGAAGTAGCTCCTGTTGATGCTTATACCAGCAACTCGAGGTCCCCCACAGGTGTCAAATTCATAATCCCTCCAGTGGATTATTTACCAGAAGAAAGAAAGTGGCCAGATGCTGCGTATATTTACAGACATGAACCCTACAGGCAGCCCTGGAGCCAAGACGTTAACAAAGGCCACTTGGATAATTTCCAGAAATATCAGCATTTTCAGGCAACGCCTTTTCAAGACCATAGTCTTCCTGCTGTTTCTGTGGATAGTCCAATAAGATACAGGACTTCACCAACCTTTGAAGAGCATGGTTCACCACAATACCAATATTCGAGCCCGTCAGCGCAAGCCCAACACTATCGAAATAGAAATGATGGATTGTCTATGCATGAATCCGTGCTTCTCTGAGAATCTGTCTATACTTAATAAAATGGCAAGAACCAAAAGCAGTTAGACGTTCCTGTCTTAGTAGTAGTCCACGTCAGTTCTTCTCTGGAAGGCAGACAGCTCACATGAGTCTCAAAAATACACTATTTCAAAGATGTTTTGGACTTTCACTGAAGGCTAGTTGAGTTCTTAGACTTGCATTGAAGCTGTTGAAAGTGATCTGATGCACGTAGCCGTAGCAATAAGATCATATATACAATGTGGTTAATACTGTCGTTGTTCCTTACGTTTAAATAACTTGTGTTACGATCTTTCTGCCTAAAATCTGTAACACatttacaagttttatttttgacTGACATTGTTAATGCACTGTataagtatgtgtgtgtgcgcgcgtgtgagTGTGCACTTATAATACACAAACGCGTATGGAAAAGAGCTAAAGGGtttaaatgtaaatgcatttAACTTTGGGCAAAGCTTGTGAAGTACTTTTGtttcatattaatttttctttgtaatttatttgAGAAGCCATTCATTTTGAATGGGAATTTCTGTCGTTTTTATACAGCTGCCTCAGCATCCCAGTATCTGTTCTGGGCATGAGGGATGCTTTGggattattaatttaattttatgtgaGAGTTAATTTCCTCTCCTTTGACTACTGTTTGTCATTTTCCTCAGCAAGAAGGAGCAGGTGGGCAAAAGCAGAAAGCCAAAAATGTCTCTCTAATCTGGCTAAGAAATGGTGCTTAAAATTCAGGGCAGCGTTCAGGTTTTTAGGTGCATTGGAAGTGGAGAATTTTACCAAAATTCACCCAAATTTACCTTCAGAATGTTGTCCTATATGCAAAATATTGGAGCACAGTGAGAGGAATGCCAGATACGGAAATGGTGCTGCACTCTTTGCTTTTTGCCGTGCTGTGCTGTCAGACTAAACTGGTTACAGGGCCAGAGCTCACCAGTACCAGAGAACGACCAGCTCCTTGACGCTCCCGTGAAGTACACGCAGGGAGTCTGAGATTCGGTGGGGGCTTGACGATCCCTGAGCCGTGGGAGCATGCAGTGTCCCTTCTCTTAAGCATTGTCGTGTCAATTCCGTgttgttttgccctttttttacCCCAAAGAGCCGGTAGGTTCATGTCTGTGACTGGGCATGTGCTGCTGAGAGACTGTGCCGTGTTTTACACTAAAATGACCCTGACTGTTAATAGGAAGCTTAGACTCCTGCTAATGTAAGTATTTAGCGTTTGCAGCCTTTTCTACTTCACGTTTTCCTTTCCTTGACTGTGAATTgggggtggaaaaaagaaaaaaagcgggTTAAGTGGCACATGTAGGATGCAGTCCTGCGAGCTGCTGGGTGCCGCGCAGGGAGTGCTGAGCGCGCTCACCTCTCATGGAAACCCAGGGGAGGTGAGGCGGAGAAGGATCTCGCCAGAAGAGGTCCTTGGAGTGCttaacagagatattttttttttttttttctaatattaagTACCAAACATTGGTATCAACACCAGTTTTGGATGGTTTGGAAGGCTGTCCtcttatctttttgttttgtaagaTTTGTTAACTGAAAACGTAgaaatggatattttttatttttttttcctttaaagaatgAGCTTTAGTGCCTATAATTGCTGCAGGTTGGCTCTGTAAGTTTTAAGGTACCAGAAGTAAAACAATTTTTACAAATGGAAGTAACATTTACTTAGTatatttcaaaaacttttttttttgtgtgtatataatGTGTCTGATGTAATTTTTAATGAACTGggcaattttatattttaaaaattgcaaaactgCAGCGAAGTAACAGTAGCAAAGCACTACACTGAAACTCTGAACTAAAATTGTGAAGATAAATAAGACTTGGGCTTACCTTAGTTCTGATTGCTTTACAGCAGCGTAGAAATGTATGTATATAATATCGTGGCTAAGTGTAATAATCTCCGTGTTTAACGATGGTTCTGTAATTCGTAACAAAGCTGTACAATTTATTTGTGCAAGCAACACAAGGCTCCAAAATATGTATCAGCATTAGTAAATACTgtagatttttatatataaaatatatacacactatTTTCTTATGTCATCTGCAACAGTTTTATAACTGTGTATCCTATTTTGATGTGACTGTATTTTTAAcatgttaaaataataataattaagcttatgttgttttgtctttatttttaattatctgatTAGCTCAACGCTGGACTCTCGCTCTTTTCATAAGTGAatcatgtatgtgtatatataatttgATGTATGTCCTGTTTAATTTGTACTTGTTCATTTTTAGACTAAGCAATATGGATAGAATCTGTGTAGTGCTTCTGCATTGTTATAGAAGCAATGAGATTATTGATTATAGTTTACTACGCTGCTAAACCTTAACCTGTCATTTGCTACAGCTAGGAGTATAAACGGTGATcataattttctggttttgttctaatAATCTCACCCAATACCAATTCAAAAGAGGAGAACTATTGGCATGAGGGATTTGCAAAGTGGTATTGATCAAAGGCCAAAATAGTAGCCGGAGTGTGGCTGCTGCGTGTCTGTCACATGTTTGGAGGACGGTACAGAGTTTTACgaaaaaaataatgccttgtgTCATCTGTTTGTAGCACAAAGTATATTTCTCATTTAACTGGACAAACCGAACTAAAGGTACTGCCAGATTCGAATCTGTCCTTCATACCAGTAACAAAAAAGCCCCTCGATGCAGAGTGAAGCGAGCTGTGCCGGTGTGCTACGGTTTAGCAGTGCAGCTGGTAGAGGGAATCTCGGCGTAATGGATTAGGTATCCTCATAATGAgcttttctgtcactgttttctTTGATCTGAAAACAGTCAAGCAGTAAGTGTCAACATGAAATACTCGAGACCTTTTCTTCCCATGGTTTCATAGCGTTCCAAAATTGGCCTGCCATGAGCTGTGTGAACTGTAGGGTTTTTGTCCAAGTTAGTTGTCTCCTTGTGGTGACGGAGACAAGTTCAAGGTAGGGTTTTGGAGCGTGATTAATGCCATACTCTCTCCACTAACACAGAACAACACAGGACTAAGTGAGGATAGATGTCTAACTTCTGTATGGCAAAAGTTAAGTGAAATTAAGCTAATtaaaatttaaggggaaaagcAAATCACTCTAGTTGTATGCTCTGGTCTTCTGTGGTTGCTTTTCCTTTCACCGTGATGTCAGGCTAGGTTAAATCTGAAGACTTCAGTGTTGGACTGAAGCATTTCAGTCTTTGCAGTACAAATTGTTGTGGCCATggaaaaaagacaggaaggatCACAGTATCCAGGCCGtgcctgcagtactgcgtccagttctgggctccccggttcaaaaaggccagggaactgctggagggggtgcagcaaagggctgccaagatgatgaggggactggaacatctctcatgaagaaagactgagggatttgggtcttttcagtctggaaaaaagacagctgaggggggatcttatcaacacttataaatactgaaagggtgggtgtcaggaggatggagccaggcgcttttcagtggtgcccggggacaggacaagaggtaatgggcacagacttgagcataggaagttccacctaaaaatgaggaggaacttctttaccctgagggtggcagagccctggcacaggctgcccagagaggtggtggagtctccttctctggagacattcaaacccacctggacgtgttcctgtgcaacctgctctgggtgaccctgctctggcagggggttgggctagatggtctccagaggtcccttccaacactatgattctatgatcactggCACTCCTAACATTTTTGATGAGTGGGATGCTATTACTTGATCAAATTACTTATCTCTATAATCAAGCCATGTTATGCACTACAAGAGAAGACAGAAGCCATCCCTGCTCCTTCCTCACCTTACCTGGGGGAAGATCCTTTTGACATCGGATGTGGTGATGAGTTTGAATCCGGATATCTAAGGAAGAGAATCCGACCGCAGGAAAATGATCCtacccttttccttcccccacatCCAGCTGTGGCTTGTCTGTGACGCTTCAGGGAAGGCGACacagaagaaagaggaaaccCATTTAGCCAGAGGTCTATTAAGGAGAGAATTCCCTCCTAATCCCTGCTGATGACCACCTAAAGCCTTAAAGCATGATGTTGTTTGCAGTCGTTTGCCCACATTGGTCTGACCAGTTTTTCCCAGGGCCATGAAGGAAGGTCCTTTGTAAATGTCTGTTACCTTCCTAACACCCAACAACAGGATTAATCCCGTCTTGTAAAAGTAACTGCTATATCCTCGCTACCGATAAAAGTTTCAAGACTAATAGTAAAGGATTTCTAGAAATCTTGGAGATTGTGGAAGAGAAATATCTTCTTGTGAGTCAAAGATACACCTTTGTAATAAACCACTCGGTAATTCCAAAATTAGATGCAAAGAGTAAACAACACTGAAATATCAAAAGACAAAACAGCCTTCCAGTGTGGGGAAGCAAATCCAAAGCTTCCCTGAGGTGCGTACACATTTTCCAGGGAGATTTCTCTCAAGAATCCTGTCCTGAATTTCACATCATCCTCAATATGACTTTGAAATGGACTCGCAAATTAcagactctctttttttttttttaaatctcccccTTGGGTGGCATTACACTGCATGCACAAAGAGGAATACTATTTAAAATATGCCATCAAACGCCCACCGTTTCGTTTCCAGCAGACTACATTCGGCTTTCAATACTTCAGTGAGAGAGGGAAATATAATCTTTTTTTGGTAGTCCTTTAAGTACTGCATTTTTGCAAAGCTCTCTAAACGCAGCATAGTTACAGTTACCAGTCGCTTAACCAAGTATCGTTGAGGCTCCACTTTAGATGGCATAAAGCTACTGCATAGTCTGCTGcaggtttgttggttgttttttgggttttttttagtttttttttttttttccttttgggcaaTATTAAGATCATCCGAATGCTTTTAATAGCAGAGGCGCGATGAGGAGCTGACTAGGCCAGCAACTGAAGTTGGAAATGTAATTGCAGTTGTTTCAGGATAGCCTTTAAGTGGTTGCCTAATCTGGGGAGCTGGGGAAAGACACCGTTTTCTGGCTTCTTTGTGCCAAGGGGACTTCCTGCGGCAGCAGGGAACGCAGAGGTCCCTCTCCTGAGGG contains these protein-coding regions:
- the USP6NL gene encoding USP6 N-terminal-like protein isoform X3, with the protein product MIQVLQIVKDLVSPARRRTDAAKKGADAEQDAAIKLAQERAEIVAKYDRGREGAQIEPWEDADYRLYKVTDRFGFLHPEELPVRDVAIEKQKHLEIERTTKWLKMLKSWEKYKNSEKFHRRIYKGIPLQFRGQVWSLLLDVPKMKEEMKDFYNKLKCQARGSSPDIRQIDLDVNRTYRDHIMFRDRYGVKQQSLFHVLAAYSIYNTEVGYCQGMSQITALLLMYMNEEDAFWALVKLLSGPKHAMHGFFIPGFPKLLRFQEHHDKILKKFLSKLKQHLDSQDMSTSFYTTKWFFQCFLDRTPFTLSLRIWDIYILEGERILTAMSYTILKLHRKHLMKLQMEELVEFLQESLAKDFFYEDDFVIDQLQNSISELKRAKLDLPVAGKEDEFPKKPLGQIPLGPQPAMLNSTPMLNGQNSTGTQTTRRTERRPSPGEEPENSPNNRKRINSLEKKPSLKQQKTRPIDTQSTISKNEVDTRRKPQPTEQDNSRQYNNAAANQNSNATSNTRREFVPKWNKPSDIKIIEKTMKLTAEVKGRPINHSVSGPPPSPGETQPLNVKQKMRVLDADEGKRGSNASQYDNVPEVENENLVEEMLERAHPQSPRHVTYSNSPRKQTEKVPTPLKIPNNYTFNSQPRSPKYSSQSDGPPHGLNVKQPLPCYSNPPTYHGNSPKHVSSIGNTSSVPLHYHGNRTSPSGRPYGSFISVDYSPDKLQMNSYPASRQNPLSSTPGQIEVAPVDAYTSNSRSPTGVKFIIPPVDYLPEERKWPDAAYIYRHEPYRQPWSQDVNKGHLDNFQKYQHFQATPFQDHSLPAVSVDSPIRYRTSPTFEEHGSPQYQYSSPSAQAQHYRNRNDGLSMHESVLL
- the USP6NL gene encoding USP6 N-terminal-like protein isoform X1, with protein sequence MKTKTEFYKDWAENRNLKSGADAEQDAAIKLAQERAEIVAKYDRGREGAQIEPWEDADYRLYKVTDRFGFLHPEELPVRDVAIEKQKHLEIERTTKWLKMLKSWEKYKNSEKFHRRIYKGIPLQFRGQVWSLLLDVPKMKEEMKDFYNKLKCQARGSSPDIRQIDLDVNRTYRDHIMFRDRYGVKQQSLFHVLAAYSIYNTEVGYCQGMSQITALLLMYMNEEDAFWALVKLLSGPKHAMHGFFIPGFPKLLRFQEHHDKILKKFLSKLKQHLDSQDMSTSFYTTKWFFQCFLDRTPFTLSLRIWDIYILEGERILTAMSYTILKLHRKHLMKLQMEELVEFLQESLAKDFFYEDDFVIDQLQNSISELKRAKLDLPVAGKEDEFPKKPLGQIPLGPQPAMLNSTPMLNGQNSTGTQTTRRTERRPSPGEEPENSPNNRKRINSLEKKPSLKQQKTRPIDTQSTISKNEVDTRRKPQPTEQDNSRQYNNAAANQNSNATSNTRREFVPKWNKPSDIKIIEKTMKLTAEVKGRPINHSVSGPPPSPGETQPLNVKQKMRVLDADEGKRGSNASQYDNVPEVENENLVEEMLERAHPQSPRHVTYSNSPRKQTEKVPTPLKIPNNYTFNSQPRSPKYSSQSDGPPHGLNVKQPLPCYSNPPTYHGNSPKHVSSIGNTSSVPLHYHGNRTSPSGRPYGSFISVDYSPDKLQMNSYPASRQNPLSSTPGQIEVAPVDAYTSNSRSPTGVKFIIPPVDYLPEERKWPDAAYIYRHEPYRQPWSQDVNKGHLDNFQKYQHFQATPFQDHSLPAVSVDSPIRYRTSPTFEEHGSPQYQYSSPSAQAQHYRNRNDGLSMHESVLL
- the USP6NL gene encoding USP6 N-terminal-like protein isoform X2, yielding MSADAEQDAAIKLAQERAEIVAKYDRGREGAQIEPWEDADYRLYKVTDRFGFLHPEELPVRDVAIEKQKHLEIERTTKWLKMLKSWEKYKNSEKFHRRIYKGIPLQFRGQVWSLLLDVPKMKEEMKDFYNKLKCQARGSSPDIRQIDLDVNRTYRDHIMFRDRYGVKQQSLFHVLAAYSIYNTEVGYCQGMSQITALLLMYMNEEDAFWALVKLLSGPKHAMHGFFIPGFPKLLRFQEHHDKILKKFLSKLKQHLDSQDMSTSFYTTKWFFQCFLDRTPFTLSLRIWDIYILEGERILTAMSYTILKLHRKHLMKLQMEELVEFLQESLAKDFFYEDDFVIDQLQNSISELKRAKLDLPVAGKEDEFPKKPLGQIPLGPQPAMLNSTPMLNGQNSTGTQTTRRTERRPSPGEEPENSPNNRKRINSLEKKPSLKQQKTRPIDTQSTISKNEVDTRRKPQPTEQDNSRQYNNAAANQNSNATSNTRREFVPKWNKPSDIKIIEKTMKLTAEVKGRPINHSVSGPPPSPGETQPLNVKQKMRVLDADEGKRGSNASQYDNVPEVENENLVEEMLERAHPQSPRHVTYSNSPRKQTEKVPTPLKIPNNYTFNSQPRSPKYSSQSDGPPHGLNVKQPLPCYSNPPTYHGNSPKHVSSIGNTSSVPLHYHGNRTSPSGRPYGSFISVDYSPDKLQMNSYPASRQNPLSSTPGQIEVAPVDAYTSNSRSPTGVKFIIPPVDYLPEERKWPDAAYIYRHEPYRQPWSQDVNKGHLDNFQKYQHFQATPFQDHSLPAVSVDSPIRYRTSPTFEEHGSPQYQYSSPSAQAQHYRNRNDGLSMHESVLL